A window from Vigna angularis cultivar LongXiaoDou No.4 chromosome 7, ASM1680809v1, whole genome shotgun sequence encodes these proteins:
- the LOC108337230 gene encoding GDSL esterase/lipase At5g37690, whose protein sequence is MVFKEHDIRVMVVVEEKVEKTNLPMSRLVFAACIFSMAAIALAAAPVTYIFGDSLTDVGNNNFLQYSLAKSNYPWYGIDYSGGQATGRFCNGRTIGDFISAKLGIPSPPAYLSVTQNVDTLLKGVNYASGGAGILNDTGLYFIQRLSFDDQINNFKKTKEVITANIREVAANKHFNEATYFIGIGSNDYVNNFLQPFLPDGQQYTHEEFIELLISTLDQQLQSLYQLGARKIVFHGLGPLGCIPSQRVKSKRGQCLKRINEWILQFNSNVQKLINRLNLRLPNAKFIFADTYPLVLDLINNPSTYGFKDSNTSCCNVDTSIGGLCLPNSKVCKNRHEFVFWDAFHPSDAANAVLAEKFFSLLFTSVKSAAPTPSPTP, encoded by the exons ATGGTATTTAAGGAGCATGACATAAGAGTTATGGTTGTAGTGGAGGAG AAGGTTGAAAAAACAAATCTGCCAATGTCAAGGCTGGTTTTTGCTGCTTGTATCTTCTCTATGGCAGCAATTGCTCTAGCAGCTGCTCCTGTAACATACATATTTGGTGACTCCTTGACAGATGTTGGGAACAATAATTTTCTGCAATATTCTTTAGCCAAATCTAATTATCCTTGGTATGGAATTGACTATAGTGGTGGTCAAGCTACTGGAAGATTCTGCAATGGGAGGACTATTGGTGATTTCATAT CTGCAAAACTTGGAATTCCATCACCACCAGCTTATCTGTCGGTGACTCAAAATGTTGATACCTTACTCAAAGGAGTAAACTATGCATCAGGTGGGGCAGGAATTTTGAATGATACGGGACTTTACTTT ATTCAGAGGTTATCTTTCGATGATCAAATCAAcaatttcaagaaaacaaaagaagtaaTCACAGCAAACATAAGAGAGGTGGCTGCCAACAAGCACTTCAATGAGGCCACATACTTCATTGGGATTG GCAGCAATGATTACGTCAACAATTTCTTGCAACCCTTTCTGCCAGATGGCCAACAATACACTCATGAAGAGTTCATAGAGCTCTTAATCTCAACCTTAGATCAACAACTTCAG AGTCTTTATCAACTGGGAGCACGAAAAATAGTTTTCCATGGCTTAGGTCCACTCGGTTGTATTCCATCACAGAGGGTCAAATCCAAACGTGGCCAATGTCTAAAGCGAATCAATGAATGGATTCTGCAATTCAACTCAAATGTACAGAAGCTAATCAACAGACTTAATCTTCGTCTTCCAAATGCAAAGTTCATTTTCGCAGATACTTACCCGTTAGTTCTTGACTTGATCAATAATCCCTCTACTTACG GTTTTAAGGATTCAAACACGTCATGTTGCAACGTAGACACGAGTATTGGAGGTTTGTGCTTGCCAAACTCAAAGGTCTGCAAAAACCGCCATGAGTTTGTATTTTGGGATGCCTTCCATCCATCAGATGCAGCCAATGCTGTTCTTGCAGAAAAGTTTTTCTCCCTTCTCTTCACATCAGTCAAGTCTGCAGCACCAACTCCTTCTCCAACACCCTAA
- the LOC108336348 gene encoding glucan endo-1,3-beta-glucosidase 2, translated as MAVHFLLLLFAVSLVAADDDAFIGVNIGTDLSDMPHPTQVVALLKAQQIRHVRLYDADQAMLLALAKTGIQVVVTVPNEELLAIGQSNSTAANWVSRNVVAHYPATNITAICVGSDVLTSLPNAAKVLVSAIKYIHSALVASNLDRQVKVSTPLSSSIILDSFPPSQAFFNRSLNPVLVPLLDFLQSTGSYLMLNIYPYYDYMQSNGVIPLDYALFKTLPPNKEAVDSNTLLHYTNVFDAMVDAAYFAMAFLNYTNIPVVVTESGWPSKGGSNEPDATIDNANTYNSNLIKHVFNKTGTPKHPGIAVSTYIYELYNEDTKPGPLSEKNWGLFDSNGAPVYILRLTESGALLANDTSNQTFCIAKDGADPKMLQAALDWACGPGKVECSPLLQGQPCYEPDNVIAHANYAFDTYYHKMGKTPDACDFNGVATISTSDPSHGSCLFPGSLGKNGTLGNFTAPSMNSTNSDSSAYNLANYDLRIRSLLMATGFLIWGAVLL; from the exons ATGGCTGTgcattttcttcttctgcttTTTGCAGTGTCTCTTGTTGCGGCTGACGACG ATGCATTTATTGGAGTGAACATTGGAACAGATCTCTCTGATATGCCACATCCTACTCAAGTAGTAGCTCTACTTAAAGCCCAGCAAATCCGGCATGTTCGATTGTATGATGCAGACCAAGCTATGCTCCTTGCACTTGCAAAGACAGGCATTCAAGTTGTTGTGACTGTTCCTAATGAAGAACTCCTTGCAATTGGTCAATCGAATTCCACAGCCGCCAACTGGGTTTCCCGCAATGTGGTAGCACATTATCCAGCCACCAATATCACAGCGATTTGTGTTGGTTCTGATGTTTTAACTTCCCTCCCAAATGCGGCAAAAGTTCTTGTCAGCGCCATTAAGTACATTCATTCAGCTCTTGTTGCATCCAATCTTGATCGCCAAGTTAAAGTTTCCACACCCCTTTCATCTTCCATCATCCTTGATTCATTTCCACCTTCCCAGGCTTTCTTCAACCGTTCACTGAATCCAGTTTTAGTCCCTCTACTTGATTTCTTGCAATCCACTGGATCTTATCTAATGCTGAACATTTACCCTTACTATGACTACATGCAATCAAATGGAGTGATTCCATTAGACTATGCACTCTTCAAAACTCTCCCTCCCAACAAAGAGGCTGTGGATTCAAATACCCTACTTCACTACACCAATGTCTTTGATGCCATGGTTGATGCTGCATACTTTGCTATGGCTTTTCTGAACTACACCAACATTCCTGTAGTAGTGACCGAGTCAGGGTGGCCCTCGAAAGGTGGCTCCAACGAGCCTGATGCAACCATAGACAATGCCAACACTTACAACAGCAATCTGATCAAGCATGTGTTTAACAAAACCGGAACTCCCAAACATCCTGGAATTGCAGTCAGTACTTACATCTATGAGCTCTACAACGAGGACACGAAGCCAGGGCCATTATCTGAGAAGAACTGGGGACTATTTGATTCAAATGGAGCACCTGTTTACATTCTTCGCTTGACAGAATCAGGGGCACTCCTTGCAAATGATACCAGCAATCAAACTTTCTGCATTGCCAAGGATGGTGCTGACCCGAAGATGCTGCAGGCTGCATTAGATTGGGCATGTGGACCAGGGAAGGTTGAATGCTCTCCATTGCTGCAAGGGCAACCATGCTATGAACCAGACAATGTGATTGCTCATGCAAATTATGCTTTTGACACTTACTATCATAAGATGGGAAAAACTCCCGATGCCTGTGACTTTAATGGTGTAGCTACCATCTCCACCTCAGATCCAA GTCATGGTTCTTGTTTATTTCCTGGAAG TCTTGGCAAAAATGGCACCTTAGGTAACTTCACAGCTCCATCCATGAATTCTACAAATTCAGATTCCTCAGCATACAACCTTGCCAACTATGACTTGAGAATTAGAAGTCTTCTAATGGCAACAGGATTTCTAATATGGGGAGCTGTTTTGCTATGA
- the LOC108318831 gene encoding probable inactive receptor kinase At3g02880, with the protein MKSAQVKEAILFTVLTCVFAIADSDLASDRAGLVSLRSALGGRTLLWNTTQTNPCRWTGVTCTNDRVTLLRLPAMGLSGSLPSGLGNLTELQTLSLRFNALTGPIPADFINLKALRNLYLQGNFFSGEVPDAVFALQNLVRLNLGNNNFSGEISPKFNGLTRLSTLYLERNNFTGSIPDLTVPPLDQFNVSYNSLTGPIPNRFSSLDQTAFLGNSLCGKPLQSCPGTEEGKSKLSGGAIAGIVIGSVVGLLLILLLLFFLCRKRSEKNDESVSTGKRDVGGEVSREKSAESGNSGSAVAGSVEKSDVQSSGGGDKSLVFFGNVNRVFSLDELLRASAEVLGKGTFGTTYKATLEMGVSVAVKRLKDVTAAEREFREKIEQVGKMVHHNLVPLRGYYFSRDEKLVVYDYMPMGSLSALLHANGGVGRTPLNWETRSAIALGAARGIAYIHSHGSTSSHGNIKASNILLTKSFEARVSDFGLAYLALPTSTPNRVSGYRAPEITDARKVSQKADVYSFGIMLLELLTGKAPAHSSLNDEGVDLPRWVQSVVEGEWNTDVFDMELLRYQSVEEEMVKLLQLALECTAQYPDKRPSMDVVASKIEEICHSSLEKEEGKNHDFKDPDNGFSQQYYSVDSGVSQA; encoded by the exons ATGAAGTCTGCGCAGGTCAAAGAAGCGATTCTCTTTACTGTCCTAACGTGCGTCTTCGCCATTGCAGATTCGGATCTAGCTTCGGACAGAGCCGGGCTAGTGTCACTCCGAAGCGCGTTGGGGGGACGCACGCTGCTATGGAACACCACCCAAACAAACCCTTGCAGGTGGACCGGCGTCACCTGCACCAACGACAGAGTAACCTTACTGCGCCTACCAGCGATGGGTCTCTCCGGTTCTCTCCCCTCCGGTTTGGGAAACCTCACCGAACTGCAAACGCTCTCCCTCCGGTTCAACGCTCTAACCGGACCAATCCCCGCGGATTTCATCAACCTCAAAGCGCTGCGGAACCTCTATCTCCAAGGAAACTTCTTCTCCGGCGAAGTTCCCGATGCGGTATTCGCGTTGCAGAACCTCGTGAGGTTGAATTTAGGTAACAACAATTTCAGCGGCGAGATTTCTCCCAAGTTCAATGGTCTCACTCGTTTGTCCACTCTCTATCTCGAACGCAACAATTTTACTGGTTCAATCCCTGACCTTACTGTTCCGCCTCTGGATCAGTTCAACGTCTCGTATAATTCCCTTACGGGTCCCATTCCGAACCGGTTTTCGAGTCTGGACCAAACCGCTTTTCTCGGGAACTCACTCTGCGGGAAGCCCTTGCAAAGCTGCCCCGGAACCGAGGAGGGAAAGAGTAAATTGTCCGGTGGTGCCATTGCGGGTATTGTGATAGGTTCCGTGGTTGGTTTGCTGTTGATTCTGctgcttttgttctttttgtgtaGAAAAAGGAGTGAGAAAAACGATGAAAGTGTGTCAACAGGGAAGCGTGATGTGGGAGGTGAAGTGTCTCGTGAAAAGAGTGCTGAGAGTGGGAATTCTGGTTCGGCGGTGGCAGGTTCGGTGGAGAAGAGTGATGTTCAAAGCAGTGGTGGTGGAGATAAGAGTCTGGTGTTTTTTGGGAATGTGAACAGGGTGTTTAGTTTGGATGAGTTGTTGAGGGCTTCTGCGGAAGTGTTGGGAAAAGGAACGTTTGGAACGACTTACAAGGCGACTTTGGAAATGGGGGTGAGTGTGGCGGTGAAGAGGTTGAAGGATGTCACAGCCGCAGAGAGGGAATTCAGGGAGAAGATCGAGCAAGTGGGGAAGATGGTTCATCACAACTTGGTCCCACTAAGGGGTTATTACTTTAGCAGGGATGAGAAGCTTGTTGTCTATGATTACATGCCTATGGGAAGCTTATCTGCTCTCTTGCATG CAAATGGTGGGGTGGGGAGGACTCCACTGAATTGGGAAACAAGGTCTGCCATTGCTCTTGGTGCTGCTCGTGGGATTGCATACATCCATTCTCATGGCTCAACATCCTCTCATGGGAACATCAAGGCATCGAATATCCTTCTGACGAAATCTTTTGAAGCTCGTGTCTCTGACTTTGGCCTTGCTTACCTTGCTCTTCCAACCTCTACGCCAAACCGTGTTTCTGGTTACAGAGCACCAGAGATCACTGATGCGCGAAAAGTATCCCAAAAAGCTGATGTCTATAGCTTTGGCATCATGCTTCTGGAGCTGCTTACAGGGAAGGCTCCTGCTCATTCTTCACTGAATGACGAAGGGGTGGACCTCCCAAGATGGGTTCAATCTGTGGTTGAAGGTGAGTGGAACACTGATGTATTTGACATGGAGCTTCTGAGGTACCAGAGTGTTGAGGAGGAAATGGTGAAGCTCTTGCAGCTTGCCCTTGAATGCACTGCACAATATCCTGATAAGAGACCTTCAATGGACGTGGTAGCAAGCAAGATCGAAGAAATTTGCCATTCTAGTTTAGAGAAAGAGGAAGGGAAGAATCATGATTTTAAAGATCCTGATAATGGATTTTCGCAACAATACTACTCTGTTGACTCGGGTGTGTCACAAGCTTGA